The Chelatococcus sp. HY11 genome includes a window with the following:
- a CDS encoding MacB family efflux pump subunit: MNVELDTRQSLAQPKVPVQPLIELEGITKVYVTDGGIRAEALKGISLTIYPGEFVAIVGSSGSGKSSLMNILGCLDRPSAGRYRFAGRDVDDLSRDELAQLRRHEFGFVFQSYNLIANATAVENVEIPAIYAGRPASERHAVAESILTDLGLGERLEHLPNQLSGGQQQRVSIARALMNDGRVILADEPTGALDSKSGQQLLDLMKRLSDEGRTIILITHDRDVAAQTRRVVEIQDGRIVSDTGNDLTHLDRTASHGLPAHPAPASRHPAGQMAEAAKMAMRALGTNPFRTLLTLLGIMIGVASVIAMLAVGEGAKRNVLDRVSAMGSNLLLVRPGAPNQRFSAGGSVTSLVPADAEAIAKQENVIVAVPEISSSVTVRGGRVDYSTLATGTTSGYPVAQRWDIAHGTFFTPEDAESYAAVVVLGTTVANILFPDGEEPLGRFIIINNVPFQIIGVMAPKGANSGGRDMDDVMIVPITTGSLRIFGRRHVQSITVAVADTSRIDQSETDVRTLLTDRHGKEDFQIRNMASLIETVSATANTMTILLGSIAAISLLVGGIGVMNVMLMSVTERTREIGIRMATGAGTRDILSQFMTEAFVISACGGIAGIALGFFAAWVTTLTGMTVQLSAGPVLLAFGCAVSTGFLFGLAPAIKASRLDPVVALANE; the protein is encoded by the coding sequence ATGAACGTCGAGCTCGATACCCGCCAGTCTCTCGCGCAACCGAAGGTGCCGGTTCAGCCGCTGATCGAGCTCGAGGGCATCACCAAGGTCTATGTGACCGATGGCGGCATTCGCGCCGAGGCGCTGAAGGGCATCTCGCTCACGATCTATCCCGGCGAGTTCGTGGCGATCGTCGGCTCCTCCGGCTCCGGCAAATCGAGCCTGATGAACATTCTCGGCTGCCTCGACCGGCCGAGCGCGGGTCGCTACCGCTTCGCCGGGCGCGACGTGGACGATCTGTCACGCGACGAACTCGCGCAGCTTCGGCGACACGAATTCGGCTTCGTCTTCCAGAGCTACAACCTCATCGCGAATGCGACGGCGGTCGAGAATGTCGAGATCCCGGCCATCTATGCCGGCCGGCCAGCCAGCGAACGCCACGCGGTGGCGGAGAGCATCCTGACCGATCTGGGGCTCGGCGAGCGGCTGGAGCACTTGCCAAATCAGCTCTCCGGCGGTCAGCAACAGCGCGTCTCGATCGCCCGCGCCCTGATGAACGACGGCCGCGTCATTCTCGCCGACGAGCCGACCGGCGCCCTTGACAGCAAGAGCGGACAGCAGCTGCTTGACCTGATGAAGCGCCTTTCGGACGAAGGCCGCACGATCATCCTGATCACCCACGACCGCGATGTCGCCGCGCAGACCCGGCGCGTGGTCGAGATCCAGGATGGACGGATCGTGTCCGACACCGGCAACGATCTCACCCATCTCGACCGCACCGCATCACACGGACTGCCGGCCCATCCGGCGCCGGCAAGCCGTCATCCCGCCGGCCAAATGGCGGAAGCCGCCAAGATGGCGATGCGGGCATTGGGCACCAACCCGTTCCGTACCCTTCTCACGCTGCTCGGCATCATGATCGGCGTCGCCTCCGTCATCGCCATGCTGGCCGTCGGGGAAGGCGCCAAGCGCAACGTGCTCGACCGCGTGTCGGCCATGGGCAGCAATCTTCTTCTGGTCCGCCCGGGCGCACCCAACCAGCGCTTCTCGGCCGGCGGCTCGGTGACGAGCCTCGTGCCAGCGGATGCCGAGGCGATCGCGAAACAGGAGAATGTGATCGTCGCCGTGCCGGAGATCTCGTCATCGGTCACGGTGCGCGGCGGGCGCGTCGACTACAGCACCCTCGCCACCGGGACGACCTCCGGTTATCCCGTCGCCCAGCGCTGGGATATCGCGCATGGTACCTTCTTCACGCCCGAGGATGCGGAGAGCTATGCGGCGGTCGTCGTTCTCGGCACCACCGTCGCGAACATCCTGTTTCCCGACGGGGAGGAACCGCTGGGGCGATTCATCATCATCAATAATGTGCCCTTCCAGATCATCGGCGTGATGGCGCCCAAAGGCGCGAATTCCGGCGGGCGCGACATGGACGACGTGATGATCGTTCCGATCACCACCGGCAGCCTCCGGATTTTTGGCCGTCGCCATGTCCAGTCGATCACTGTCGCGGTGGCGGACACGAGCCGGATAGACCAAAGCGAGACCGACGTTCGGACCCTTCTTACCGACCGGCACGGAAAGGAGGATTTCCAGATCCGCAACATGGCTTCACTGATCGAAACAGTCTCGGCGACCGCCAACACCATGACCATATTGCTCGGTTCCATCGCAGCCATCTCCCTCCTCGTCGGCGGCATCGGCGTCATGAACGTCATGCTGATGAGCGTCACCGAACGCACGCGCGAGATCGGCATCCGCATGGCGACCGGCGCCGGGACACGTGACATATTGAGCCAGTTCATGACGGAGGCCTTCGTCATATCCGCCTGCGGCGGCATCGCGGGCATCGCGCTCGGCTTCTTCGCCGCCTGGGTCACGACATTGACCGGCATGACCGTGCAGCTCAGCGCCGGCCCGGTGCTCCTGGCTTTCGGCTGCGCCGTCAGCACGGGCTTCCTTTTTGGTCTCGCTCCTGCGATCAAGGCGTCCCGCCTTGATCCCGTCGTCGCGCTCGCCAACGAATGA
- a CDS encoding efflux RND transporter periplasmic adaptor subunit — protein sequence MTDSTNPSAGNKAQPVPAKRRGRSRWRLTLLAIVILAAGAGAMGYMRAASETEARAEPVTAVATRGDIEDAVSALGNIQPRDYVDVGAQVSGQLKQIHVVVGDEVPNNFLLAEIDPVVLVARVEGGRAQLASLKAQLVDRQAQATLARQVFERQGRLRRDKATSEEAYESADAAARSAEAQIDMLKAQISQVESTIRGDEATLGYTKIFAPMAGTVVSLTARKGQTLNTNQQAPIILRIADLSTMTIWTQVSEADVSRLKLGMKAYFNTLGMPQRRWTGTLRQIMPTPEIVNNVVLYTALFDVANPKQELMTQMTAQVYFVVAEASDVITVPFSAVKRGGRERKATVDVVRDDGSIETRPVDVGVTNRVLAEIRSGIEPGERVVVGNRTGDARTAQGNRPGGPPGLPRMRF from the coding sequence ATGACCGACAGCACCAATCCCTCGGCGGGCAACAAGGCGCAGCCTGTGCCGGCGAAGCGCCGCGGACGCTCGCGCTGGCGCCTCACGCTCCTCGCGATCGTGATACTCGCGGCCGGAGCCGGGGCGATGGGTTACATGCGTGCCGCGTCGGAGACAGAGGCGCGCGCGGAACCCGTGACTGCTGTCGCGACACGCGGCGATATCGAGGACGCCGTCTCCGCGCTCGGCAACATTCAACCACGCGACTATGTGGATGTGGGCGCCCAGGTATCAGGCCAGCTCAAGCAGATCCACGTCGTCGTGGGCGACGAAGTGCCCAACAATTTCCTGCTGGCCGAGATCGATCCCGTCGTGCTTGTCGCGCGGGTCGAGGGCGGGCGGGCGCAGCTTGCGAGCCTGAAGGCGCAGCTCGTCGATCGACAGGCGCAGGCGACCCTCGCCCGCCAGGTGTTTGAGCGCCAGGGCAGGCTTCGCCGTGACAAGGCGACGAGCGAGGAGGCTTACGAGAGCGCCGATGCCGCCGCGCGCTCTGCTGAGGCGCAGATCGACATGCTGAAAGCCCAGATCAGCCAGGTTGAATCGACGATCCGCGGCGACGAGGCGACGCTCGGCTACACCAAGATCTTCGCGCCCATGGCCGGAACGGTGGTGTCGCTGACCGCGCGCAAGGGGCAGACGCTGAACACCAACCAGCAGGCCCCGATCATCCTGCGCATCGCCGACCTGTCGACCATGACCATCTGGACCCAGGTGTCGGAAGCGGACGTGTCGCGGCTCAAGCTCGGCATGAAGGCTTATTTCAACACGCTCGGCATGCCGCAACGGCGCTGGACCGGCACGCTGCGGCAGATCATGCCGACCCCCGAGATCGTCAATAACGTCGTGCTCTATACGGCCCTGTTCGACGTCGCCAATCCCAAGCAGGAATTGATGACCCAGATGACGGCGCAGGTCTATTTCGTGGTGGCGGAAGCCAGCGATGTGATCACGGTACCGTTCTCCGCGGTGAAACGTGGCGGCCGCGAGCGGAAGGCGACCGTCGATGTGGTGCGCGACGACGGCTCGATCGAGACCCGGCCCGTGGACGTCGGCGTGACCAACCGCGTGCTGGCCGAAATCCGTTCCGGCATAGAGCCAGGGGAGCGCGTGGTGGTCGGCAACCGCACCGGAGACGCCCGCACCGCGCAGGGCAACCGCCCCGGCGGCCCTCCGGGCCTCCCCCGCATGCGCTTCTGA
- a CDS encoding MFS transporter: MTLSSDKAAKDDQRSRDRRDAKGPQAGTSSGTSADMNARGEALPAGNDVAPPADPPKPTMSEEGLPRAARNLASIAIAAAVSLSVIDGTAVNIALPHMARDLNVPAAQAIWLVNIYQLAVTIALLPLSALGDSHGYKRVYCTGLAVFTLASVLCAVAPSFEVLLAGRAIQGLGAAGVMSVNFALVRFIYPPHMLGVGAGRMAVIVALSIASGPTIGASILSVASWHWLFLVNVPIGLFALVASLRYLPLTPRSGRPFDAISTVLYAVVIGLLIRGVSTIGGAADRTLPIMELVVSAIVGVFFVRRQLKLPVPLLPIDLLKRPIFSLSILTSISSFATQAMTFLALAFYLQDILGWPVIQAGFVMTAWPVAVACTAPLAGRLADRYPAPYVSSAGLVLMTLGIALLAMLPATATTMDILWRLAFAGVGFGLFQTPNNITMLMGVPRSRSGSASGMQSSARLVGQTFGVAAAGTVFGLLGHNAPNAMLIIAACTSGLAAILGAVRARA, from the coding sequence ATGACGCTTTCCAGCGACAAGGCGGCCAAGGACGATCAACGTTCCAGGGACCGCCGGGATGCCAAGGGGCCGCAAGCGGGAACTTCCTCCGGGACCTCTGCGGACATGAATGCGCGGGGCGAGGCCTTGCCAGCCGGGAACGACGTCGCGCCGCCCGCGGATCCGCCGAAGCCCACGATGAGCGAGGAAGGCCTGCCTCGCGCCGCCCGCAACCTCGCCTCCATTGCCATCGCCGCGGCGGTAAGCCTTTCCGTGATCGACGGCACCGCCGTCAATATCGCCCTGCCCCACATGGCGCGCGATCTCAATGTGCCCGCCGCGCAGGCCATCTGGCTCGTCAACATCTACCAGCTCGCGGTGACGATTGCCCTGCTGCCCCTGTCCGCCCTGGGTGACAGCCATGGCTACAAGCGAGTCTACTGCACCGGCCTCGCGGTCTTCACGCTCGCTTCGGTGCTTTGCGCCGTGGCGCCGTCCTTCGAGGTTCTCCTCGCGGGCCGCGCCATCCAGGGCCTGGGGGCGGCCGGCGTCATGAGCGTGAACTTCGCGCTGGTACGCTTCATCTATCCGCCGCATATGCTCGGCGTCGGCGCAGGGCGTATGGCTGTGATCGTCGCGCTGTCCATCGCCTCGGGGCCGACCATCGGCGCCTCGATCCTTTCCGTCGCGTCGTGGCACTGGCTGTTCCTCGTCAACGTTCCGATCGGCCTTTTCGCGCTTGTCGCGTCGCTGCGCTACCTGCCGCTCACTCCGCGTTCAGGACGCCCCTTCGATGCCATCAGCACTGTGCTCTATGCCGTGGTGATCGGCCTGTTGATCAGGGGGGTCAGTACGATTGGCGGTGCCGCGGATCGAACCCTGCCGATAATGGAGCTCGTCGTATCCGCCATCGTCGGCGTGTTCTTCGTACGCAGGCAGCTCAAACTGCCGGTGCCCCTCCTGCCGATCGACCTCTTGAAACGACCGATATTCAGCCTGTCGATCCTGACGTCCATCTCGTCCTTCGCCACCCAGGCCATGACGTTCCTGGCGCTCGCCTTCTACCTGCAGGACATCCTCGGCTGGCCGGTGATCCAGGCGGGCTTCGTGATGACGGCCTGGCCTGTCGCGGTCGCCTGCACGGCGCCCCTCGCCGGCCGTCTGGCCGACCGTTACCCCGCGCCCTATGTCTCTTCGGCTGGCCTCGTGCTGATGACGCTCGGGATCGCCCTGCTCGCCATGCTGCCCGCCACGGCCACAACGATGGATATTCTCTGGCGGCTCGCCTTCGCGGGTGTGGGCTTTGGCTTGTTTCAGACGCCGAACAACATCACCATGCTCATGGGCGTTCCACGGTCCCGCAGCGGCAGTGCCAGTGGCATGCAGTCATCAGCGCGCCTCGTCGGCCAGACCTTTGGCGTTGCCGCAGCCGGCACCGTTTTCGGGTTGCTCGGCCACAACGCCCCCAACGCCATGCTCATCATCGCGGCCTGCACCTCTGGTCTAGCGGCGATACTGGGTGCCGTTCGCGCCAGAGCCTGA
- a CDS encoding YebC/PmpR family DNA-binding transcriptional regulator, whose product MAGHSQFKNIMHRKGKQDAVRSKLFSKLAREITVSAKLGMPDPNMNPRLRAAILAARAENMPKDNIERAIKKASGGDGENYEEIRYEGYGPGGAALIVEAMTDNRNRTASDVRSYFGKAGGNLAETGAVAFMFDRVGLIEFDAGVASADAMLEAAVDAGADDVASSEDGHEVYCEQSALAEVSKVLEGHFGEPRKSRLIWKPQTPVAVDDETAEKLMRLMETLEDHDDVQNVYGNFEFSDAFLAKLADS is encoded by the coding sequence ATGGCCGGACATTCACAGTTTAAGAACATCATGCACCGGAAGGGCAAACAGGATGCCGTCCGGTCCAAGCTCTTCTCCAAGCTCGCCCGCGAAATCACCGTGTCGGCCAAGCTCGGTATGCCCGATCCCAACATGAACCCGCGCCTGCGTGCCGCCATACTGGCCGCCCGCGCCGAGAACATGCCGAAGGACAACATCGAGCGCGCCATCAAGAAGGCGTCTGGCGGCGATGGCGAGAACTACGAGGAAATCCGCTATGAGGGCTACGGCCCCGGCGGCGCGGCGCTGATCGTCGAGGCGATGACCGACAACCGCAATCGCACGGCGTCCGATGTGCGCTCTTATTTCGGCAAGGCCGGCGGCAACCTCGCCGAAACTGGCGCGGTGGCCTTCATGTTCGATCGCGTGGGGCTCATCGAGTTCGACGCGGGCGTCGCCTCCGCCGATGCCATGCTCGAGGCGGCCGTCGATGCCGGCGCCGACGACGTGGCGTCCAGCGAGGATGGCCATGAGGTCTATTGCGAGCAGAGCGCGCTGGCCGAAGTCTCCAAGGTACTCGAAGGCCATTTCGGCGAGCCGCGCAAGTCCAGGCTGATCTGGAAGCCGCAGACCCCCGTGGCCGTCGACGACGAGACCGCCGAGAAGCTCATGCGCCTGATGGAGACGCTCGAGGATCACGACGACGTCCAGAACGTTTACGGTAATTTCGAATTCTCGGACGCTTTCCTCGCCAAGCTTGCGGATTCGTGA